The Oncorhynchus mykiss isolate Arlee chromosome 22, USDA_OmykA_1.1, whole genome shotgun sequence sequence TTAGTGATACGGAcactgttccttttgtccagttgggaaatgacagtgtggagtgcaatagaaattgcgtcatctgtggatctgttggggcggtatgtgaattggagtgggtccagggtgtcttggATGATGATGTTAATgttagccatgaccagcctttcaaagcatttcatttttgtgagtgctacgaggcaatagtcatttagacaggttaccttggcattcttcagcgcatggactatggtggtctgcttgaaacatgtaggtattacagactggtcAGGGAGAGCTTGAACATTtttgtgaagacacttgccagctggtcagtgcattTTCTGAGTactcgtcctggtaatccgtctggccctgcggccttgtgaatattaacctgtttaaaagtcttactcacatcggctacggagagcgtgatcacacagtcgtccggaacagctgatgctttcATGCATGCTTCAGAGTTGCTAgtctcgaagcaagcatagaaatcagttagctcgtctggtaggctcgcgtttCTGGGCAGTTCGCTGCTGGGTTTCCCATGATAGTTTGcatgccctgccacatccgacgagtgtcagagccggtgtagtaggatttgatcttagtcctgtattgacgctttgcctgtttgatggttcgtcgtagAGCGTatcaggatttcttataagtatccggattagtgtcccgcttcttgaaagcggcagctctagcctttagctcagtggggatgttgtctgtaatccatggcttctggttgggatatgtacggtcactgtggggatgacgtcgtcaataaaaaatgttttatttatttttgtatatatttgtttttattaacCCAGCCCCCCCACTCTTCAGTGGACAAAAATCGCTATTTttgtttttacagcttttttgttaCATAGACATGCAATTTACATATTTACATTTTACATATAAGATGCACTTATTCGTGAAGCCGATGAtggatgtggtaaactcctcaatgacACCGGACAAATCCGGTGGTCAACCAAataccaggggcgcaactttcactggggacagggGTGGCATGTCCCCCCCGCCGCATTAGGAAATTGCATTTTTGTGCCCCCGGGTTTTTCATTGGAATGTGACACAAAatgaggcaacggtgtgctttaggaccatgtgaaCGCCTCCGAGTGGTCGGGTAGTCTGTTTGGAGTGTTTAACCGGCTAAAGAAAATATTATTACAATTAtgcccccccacttctaaaaccaaagttgctcCCCTGCCAAGTACAAACATGCTAGGTATGTGTAGCTCAAATATCTATGTAAATCGTGCATTGATAGAAGTCAATGATAGAATTGTGTGAAAATGTTTGATCCATGTCATCAAGTTGTGATTCAGCCCTCAGTTGAGAACATGTACCCACAATGCTGGAAACCAGCAGCTCTGACGAGTCATAGATAGTGACCTCCCTtgtctctcccctcatctcatgTTTGAAAAAAGCTAGGTGTGCCCACAAGAGGATTGCTAAGATGATAGGTTGTACATGACTGGCAGACAGGTCAGGAGCCAACAGAAGCATGCTTTGCTTGAAACAGGTGCTTCCCTCAGAATATGTGGAACATAGACACTCCTCTTTACCGGCCCTTGGCTTTGGGGACATTTTGGCCATTTGTAGGCATGTGGGTAATTTTGCATAAGTAACTATGAAAATGTTGTAAATATCAAAATGTTGATAGTTGGTTTAACATACTGTAGTACCTTTGTTAAAGGtatacaaaaataaattgaagaCTCATAAATGCAttttaaaacagtgttttttacactgctgatactcactgtttattatctatgcataatcactttacccctacatacatgtacaaattacctcaattacctcaactaacctgtattacctcaactaacctgtaacccgcacattgacttggtactggtaccccctgtatatagcctcattattgttattttatagttactttttttttcacttcaatttatttagtcaatattttcttaactctattatCTCAAAactgggcttgtaagtaagcattcacGGTAAGTccacgcatgtgacaaattaacaTGTATTTGGTTTGAGATTCTGAAGTACAGTACAGCAtttctcccccccaaaaaacaaaaaaaataaacaaaataggaCTGCTATTAAAACAGACATGACAGGGACTCATTTCAGAATGCATTCCTGAAATCGAAGACCATTTGGCCTCAAATACATATAAAACTACACGTGTGCATCTAAATTAGCCTCAATATTGCTTTTAAGGCAGAAAATTCTCATTTGTCCCCCCTTTTGACTGTACATAATAATGCTTTCCCGTCTGTGGTGACAAACAGTGGGAGCAACCATTGCATAGCATACAGCTGACTCATGTGTTTCATACAATGGAACCAGAGATTCTTTGGATGTCACATCAGGTATAAAACAGGCTGCAGAGCGGCATAGCTATAGCATCGCTCAAAATAACCATAAACATGCAGGGAAAGGTGAGTTAATATTGTTCTTTGCAGTTTAGAGGTCATGTGATCTGATtattactgtatatacagtaatgCAGTGGTTTTATAGAAAtatatacattaaatacagtAATAACACTATAAAAAGATCAACATtcagtgcttctacatctgcattgcttgctgtttggggttttagagtttctgtacagcactttgtgacattggctgatgttaaaagggcttcataaatacatttgattgatttgattgaataATGCAGTCAAGTGTAAAGCATTGTATTATAACCACCAATTTTCACATTTTCTTCTGGCTAATTGCACGAGTATTTGTTTTCAGATCATCTTCTACGAGGACAAGAACTTCCAGGGTCGCTCCTATGAGACCAGCCAGGACTGCCCTGAGCTGACATCCCACCTTAGCAGGTGCAACTCCTGCAGGGTTGAGAGCGGCTGCTTCATGGCCTATGATCGCAACAACTACATGGGAAACCAGTACTTCATGCGAAGGGGCGAGTACCCTGACTACCAGCGTACGATGGGTTTCGATGACTGCATCAAGTCCTGCCGTAACATCCCCATGGTATGAACCACCATGATACATCACAGATTCCAACACAGTTTAACGTTTATAATAAACTAATCCCATATACAACATGTATCTTAACAGCACAGAGGAAACTACAAGATGAGGATCTACGAGAGGGAGAACTTCGGAGGTCAGATGCACGAGATGAGCGAGGACTGTGACTCCATCCAGGAGCGCTACCGTATGTCAGACTGCCAGTCCTGCAACGTGATGGACGGCCACTGGCTGATGTACGAGCAGCCCCATTACAAAGGCAGGCAGATGTACATGAGGCCTGGAGAGTACAGAAACCTCAGAGAGATGCAGGGTTACAATGGAATGAAGTTCAGTTCCATTAGAAGGATCACCGACTCCTGTTAAATTATCAGGCCCACCTGTTCAGTGAAACGGTTGacttttaaataaaaaaaatgtttttttttctgattTAATATCAAGTCTTTTGTCTTGTTCTGCAAAAATCCACAGAGGCCCAACACAACACAATTTTACCAGTCCAGTCGTGTCCTGCTTTGTCCTGATTCAAACACTTTCCATAAGTGGTTGAAACTACATTGATCCTATACTCTTTTTGCTTTTGAATAAAATCATCACATTTTGCAAGGCACGCCAATGCATCACTCTACTACTGGAGTCCAATGTAAAACTAGAGACCCATGATTAGATACAAAACAAAGGGTAGGAGAAAGTGTTGGAAGTCGTACTAGAACTATCAATGCATAACTTTTACCTAATGGATGTAGCTAATAATGTATATTTTACAACATTTTTAGTTGCATTTCCTTCCAATTTCCTATTTAAAAAGGTAAAAtgaaccagtcagtgtctgaccCAAAACATGAACCTGTAGGGACAGACAACACTGAACACAGTATGATATATGAGTGTTTCTGAGAAAtggcgctgggccagtaaccgaaaggtcgttggtttgaatccccgagccgactaggtgaaaaatctgtcaatgtgcccttgagcaaggcacttaaccctaattgctcctgtaagtcactctggataagagtttcTTCACTGATTAAATAACATGGTAactatataaataaaaaatggttAAATAGTGGTGTGTTTACGTGCCATCAAATATTACCATGCTCTAGAGTATGCCAAACCTACAAAAAACATTTCGAAATGGAGGGTATAAATTTCTTCCCTTTCGTGtttgtttaattttaattttattaTGTTAATGCTCAATATACCGTTTAATAAATGCTTATTATATTTAAAACACACCTAAATAGATGGACCTGGATTTTTCACACTTCACACCTTTTTTCTGGGTTGAACTTTTCCTGGTCTCCCGTATCTTGCACACACAACTTTGTGTTTGCAAAACTATTGTCAGATAGTAGTTTTCAAATGAGATAGATATGGAAATGATCAGGCACATCAAATTACTCTGTTTTCTATGTGTGAACATTTACCAGTCACCATGCTGAAATTCTGAAACTAAACATCAAACTCCCTACTCCCATGTCACAAAATATACATTCCCTCAAACAAGACCAAGCTAGAACTTAACTTGAGTTTTGGGTTTGAATGAACTCCAATTTGTCCACCTGGGGTCTGACCTCTCCCTTTCCCAGTTGGTTACCCAAGTTCCTACCTTGCAGACTCTGTTAAGATGCTTGAGGTGGTCTTCCAAGGTATGTCTATAAATGGCAATGCTATCCAGATACAGTTGCagttggaagtttacacacaccttagccaaatacatttaaactcagtttttcacaattcctgaaatttaatcctagtaaaaaatgccctgttttaggtcagttaggatcaccactttattttaagaatgtgaaatgtcagaataatagtagagagaattatttatttcagctttttttcctttcatcacattcccagtgggtcaaacgtttacatacactcaattagtattagcattgcctttaaattggctTTAAattggcattgcctttaaattgtttaacttgggtcaaatgttttgggtagccttccacaagcttcccacaataagttgggtgaattttggcccattcctcctgacagagctggtgtaactgagttaggtttgtaggcctccttgctcgcacacgctttttcagttctgcccacaaattttctatagggttgaggtcagtgctttgtgatggccactccaatgccttgacgttgttgtccttaagccattttgccacaacttttgaagtatgcttggggtcattgtccagacccatttgcgaccaagctttaacttcctgactcatgtcttgagatgttgcttcaaggTCTGTTAATATTGTCAGAAAAGGCCAAACGCCTATTAATAATAGCATTTATGGGCATCATTATGTGCCAGGTATTTACCAAATGTTAAATTGGTACTGAATTATTCCCCTAAAAACTATTCCATGTCAGTGTAaaatgttatatacagtgccttcagaaagtattcacaccccttgacctcttccacattttgttgtgttacagcctgaatttaaaattgattaaatgtagatttttgtcactggccaacacgcaataccccataatgtcaaagtggaattatttttattttaatttgtacaaattaattaaaaattaaaagctgaaatgact is a genomic window containing:
- the LOC110501830 gene encoding gamma-crystallin M3-like, which produces MDVSGIAIASLKITINMQGKIIFYEDKNFQGRSYETSQDCPELTSHLSRCNSCRVESGCFMAYDRNNYMGNQYFMRRGEYPDYQRTMGFDDCIKSCRNIPMHRGNYKMRIYERENFGGQMHEMSEDCDSIQERYRMSDCQSCNVMDGHWLMYEQPHYKGRQMYMRPGEYRNLREMQGYNGMKFSSIRRITDSC